In the genome of Granulibacter bethesdensis CGDNIH1, one region contains:
- a CDS encoding D-alanyl-D-alanine carboxypeptidase family protein, with translation MPDVSSYPDLSRRAILGGVAGAAMMAGGVSEGWARGKAGASHRKKDAAKAAEATAEPQGSPANTPFGPYDTVAKWAVVVDFNTGATLLDKEADVQMPPSSMTKLMTAYIVYGELKAGKLQMDQMLPVSEKAWRLQGSKMFVPYPGSVKVEDLIRGMIVDSGNDACIVLAEGIAGSEQQFVDLMNQKAKLLGLTNSNFENCTGMPSANHHMSVRDIATLARRIIQDFPEYYHFDSEKTFKYNNIEQQNRNPLVQKGIADGLKTGHTDAGGYGVCASAERNKRRVILVVNGLTTSHQRASESERLLEWAFSQFENVTLFTAGDTIDSAPVYLGTSKTVPLVGGKDLVVTMPRQWQKKAKISISYDAPVRAPVTKGAALGTLTISGDGVPNLTVPLLAGADVPRLALPSRAMAVLTHYVTGS, from the coding sequence TTGCCAGACGTGTCCAGCTATCCTGATCTATCCCGCCGCGCGATATTGGGTGGTGTTGCCGGTGCTGCCATGATGGCAGGCGGCGTATCAGAGGGGTGGGCACGCGGCAAGGCAGGCGCGTCTCATCGTAAAAAAGACGCGGCCAAGGCGGCAGAGGCTACGGCGGAACCTCAGGGATCACCTGCGAACACGCCGTTCGGGCCTTATGACACGGTGGCGAAATGGGCCGTTGTGGTCGATTTCAATACGGGTGCTACCCTGTTGGATAAGGAGGCGGATGTGCAGATGCCGCCTTCTTCCATGACCAAGCTGATGACCGCCTATATCGTCTATGGCGAGTTGAAGGCCGGGAAGCTGCAAATGGATCAGATGCTTCCTGTCAGTGAAAAGGCATGGCGTCTGCAAGGTTCGAAAATGTTTGTGCCTTATCCGGGCAGTGTGAAGGTTGAGGATCTGATCCGCGGTATGATCGTGGATTCCGGTAATGATGCCTGCATCGTGCTGGCAGAGGGTATCGCCGGATCGGAGCAGCAATTTGTCGATCTGATGAACCAGAAAGCCAAATTGCTGGGGCTGACCAACAGCAATTTCGAAAACTGTACCGGCATGCCTTCCGCCAACCACCATATGTCGGTGCGTGATATTGCGACGCTGGCCCGTCGCATTATTCAGGATTTCCCTGAATATTATCACTTCGATTCGGAAAAGACCTTTAAATACAATAATATCGAGCAGCAGAACCGGAATCCGCTGGTTCAGAAAGGCATCGCTGACGGGTTGAAAACCGGTCACACCGATGCTGGTGGCTATGGCGTTTGTGCCAGTGCCGAGCGCAACAAACGCCGCGTGATTCTGGTGGTGAATGGTCTGACAACCTCCCATCAGCGGGCGTCAGAGAGCGAACGCCTTCTGGAATGGGCTTTCAGTCAGTTCGAGAATGTGACGCTGTTCACCGCAGGGGACACCATCGACAGCGCCCCGGTTTATCTTGGCACCAGCAAGACCGTGCCGCTGGTGGGGGGCAAGGATCTGGTGGTGACGATGCCGCGCCAGTGGCAGAAAAAGGCGAAAATCTCCATTTCCTATGATGCTCCGGTGCGTGCGCCGGTGACAAAGGGGGCCGCGCTTGGAACCCTGACCATCAGTGGAGATGGTGTGCCAAATCTGACTGTACCTCTTCTGGCAGGTGCTGATGTGCCGCGTCTGGCTCTTCCGTCCCGTGCGATGGCGGTGCTGACCCATTATGTCACCGGCAGCTGA
- a CDS encoding TetR/AcrR family transcriptional regulator has product MRAYHHGNLREALVSVGLELIAERGNTGFTNAEIARAVGVSPAAPYRHFRDRNELIAEIGRRGYALFEEALITAWNGGRPDPVSAIEQCGRAYLSFARQHRAYYTAMFEPGFALEEVPALLTAAERAFGVIRMATEHACTTLPREKRPPALMVALHIWSMAHGIASLFVGRQDHTRRKLPMTPEELLEAGLLIYLQSLGLQNSGDVS; this is encoded by the coding sequence ATGAGAGCGTATCATCACGGTAACCTGCGGGAGGCGCTGGTCAGCGTCGGGCTTGAGTTGATCGCCGAGCGCGGCAATACCGGCTTTACCAATGCCGAGATCGCGCGTGCCGTTGGAGTCAGCCCGGCAGCGCCCTATCGCCATTTCCGGGACCGGAATGAGCTGATCGCCGAAATCGGCCGCCGTGGCTATGCCCTGTTCGAGGAAGCGTTGATCACCGCCTGGAATGGTGGCCGACCGGACCCGGTCAGTGCCATAGAACAGTGCGGGCGGGCTTATCTGTCTTTCGCCCGTCAACACCGGGCTTACTATACCGCTATGTTTGAGCCGGGTTTTGCGTTGGAAGAAGTACCAGCCCTGCTGACGGCCGCTGAAAGAGCTTTCGGCGTGATCCGCATGGCGACAGAGCACGCCTGCACCACATTGCCACGTGAAAAGCGGCCTCCGGCTTTGATGGTGGCGCTGCATATCTGGTCGATGGCGCATGGCATAGCGTCGCTTTTTGTGGGCAGACAAGACCACACGCGCCGGAAGCTGCCGATGACGCCGGAGGAGCTTTTGGAAGCAGGGTTGCTGATCTATCTCCAGTCGCTGGGTTTGCAGAATAGTGGAGACGTCTCTTGA
- a CDS encoding DUF2852 domain-containing protein, whose translation MSMWAERIDVFGKAGWLAVIILGFMLWWPLGLLALGFLSASGRLHAWKTARAEGGGCGWGSPFAYGCASQTTGEGVKEFFSRAWAQRGSGRGSDRQTGRSGNEAFDAYREETLRRLEEEQREFQDYLHRLRQARDKQEFDQFMAEQRNRRQTSHAQGDETQSAENIEHQPAP comes from the coding sequence ATGTCCATGTGGGCTGAACGGATTGACGTTTTCGGCAAGGCGGGCTGGCTTGCCGTGATCATTCTGGGCTTCATGCTGTGGTGGCCGCTGGGATTGTTGGCGTTGGGGTTCCTGAGCGCGAGCGGTCGTCTCCATGCCTGGAAAACGGCCCGGGCTGAAGGGGGCGGCTGCGGTTGGGGTAGCCCATTCGCATATGGCTGTGCCAGCCAGACGACCGGAGAAGGCGTGAAAGAATTTTTCTCCCGCGCATGGGCGCAAAGGGGTTCTGGCCGAGGGAGTGACCGTCAGACTGGCAGGAGCGGCAATGAAGCGTTCGATGCCTATCGGGAGGAAACACTCCGCAGGCTGGAGGAAGAGCAGCGCGAATTTCAGGACTATCTGCACCGCCTGCGTCAGGCTCGGGACAAACAGGAATTTGACCAGTTCATGGCCGAGCAGCGTAACCGCCGTCAAACGAGCCATGCTCAGGGTGATGAAACGCAGTCGGCAGAAAACATTGAGCATCAGCCTGCACCGTAA
- the tmk gene encoding dTMP kinase, which translates to MPSTDALNRFSSSSGRFITLEGGEGAGKSTQTRALAEALESLGIRTLVTREPGGTEGAEQLRSLLLYGPDWDGLAETLLHFAARAQHVARTIRPALEQGIWVLCDRYYDSTMAYQGYCQGADRQRIAALSAWLGLDPEVTLVLDAPVEASVQRLATRSGTLTVADRYERLGKPFFEQVRAAFLDIAASSPQRCVVLDGIRPPAEVTRMALAALAEKLGDPRLAPAAGVA; encoded by the coding sequence ATGCCAAGTACAGACGCCCTGAATCGATTTTCATCCTCTTCCGGCCGTTTCATCACTCTGGAGGGCGGTGAGGGGGCGGGTAAATCCACCCAGACCCGCGCCCTTGCGGAGGCGCTGGAGAGTTTGGGCATCAGAACTCTTGTCACCAGAGAACCGGGCGGGACAGAAGGTGCGGAGCAGCTTCGCTCCCTGCTGCTGTATGGCCCGGACTGGGATGGTCTGGCCGAGACCCTGCTGCATTTCGCGGCCAGGGCGCAGCACGTCGCCAGAACCATCCGGCCTGCACTGGAACAGGGTATCTGGGTTCTGTGCGACCGGTATTATGATTCGACCATGGCCTATCAGGGATATTGTCAGGGGGCGGACAGGCAGCGGATTGCAGCGTTATCGGCATGGCTGGGACTGGACCCGGAGGTAACATTAGTGCTCGATGCGCCGGTCGAGGCATCAGTGCAGCGGCTGGCTACACGCTCCGGCACCCTGACCGTGGCTGACCGGTACGAGCGTCTCGGTAAGCCGTTTTTTGAGCAGGTCCGGGCGGCTTTTCTGGATATTGCCGCGTCCAGCCCGCAGCGTTGCGTTGTACTGGACGGGATACGCCCCCCTGCCGAGGTTACCCGTATGGCGCTGGCCGCATTGGCGGAGAAGCTGGGTGATCCGCGTCTGGCCCCAGCGGCGGGGGTTGCATGA
- a CDS encoding DNA polymerase III subunit delta', whose translation MTEETPRQTSRLYGHEAAEATLASSVRSGRLHHAWLLTGPAGIGKATLAYRFARWLLAGAPEGGSSQHEKKADSPLWLSPEHPVFRRVAADTHADLLSIEAGWDERRKRQRTEIVVDDVREIASFLHLTPAEGGWRVVIVDGADTLNRHAANALLKVLEEPPPRAILLLSCSSPGRLLPTIRSRCRMLRLQALEAAPMQDVLATLLPDLAAAERDLLAGLAEGAPGRALQLAKEDGLALSRLAEDILRAPPSASHRYDLADMLTKGDTAFSTFMLLLRATLARMVRQAARSGSGSDEFLCLRPLDAWSDVWHALGRLQDETERFHLDKRQAIFAGLSLLDPS comes from the coding sequence ATGACAGAGGAAACACCTCGTCAGACATCGCGGCTGTATGGCCATGAGGCGGCAGAAGCCACCCTTGCTTCCAGTGTCCGTTCAGGGCGCCTGCATCACGCCTGGCTGCTGACCGGCCCCGCCGGGATTGGCAAGGCGACGCTGGCGTACCGATTTGCCCGTTGGCTGCTGGCTGGAGCACCAGAGGGGGGAAGTTCACAACATGAGAAGAAGGCGGATAGCCCGTTATGGCTGTCGCCGGAACATCCTGTTTTCAGGCGTGTGGCTGCCGACACCCATGCCGATCTGTTGAGCATTGAGGCTGGCTGGGATGAGCGCCGCAAGCGCCAGCGCACCGAAATTGTCGTCGATGACGTGCGGGAGATTGCCTCTTTCCTCCATCTGACACCGGCGGAAGGCGGCTGGCGGGTCGTGATCGTCGATGGAGCCGATACGCTGAACCGTCATGCCGCCAATGCGCTGTTGAAAGTGCTGGAAGAGCCTCCGCCAAGAGCGATCCTGCTGTTGAGTTGTTCTTCTCCCGGCAGGCTTTTGCCGACGATCCGCTCCCGCTGCCGTATGCTGCGGCTTCAGGCGCTGGAAGCTGCGCCCATGCAGGATGTGCTGGCCACCCTGCTGCCTGATCTGGCGGCGGCTGAGCGCGATCTGTTGGCCGGGCTTGCGGAGGGTGCGCCGGGCCGTGCGCTGCAACTGGCGAAGGAGGACGGGCTGGCCCTGTCCCGTCTGGCAGAGGATATTCTGCGTGCCCCTCCATCAGCCAGCCATCGGTACGATCTGGCCGATATGCTGACTAAAGGGGACACGGCTTTTTCAACCTTCATGCTGCTGCTGCGGGCCACATTGGCCAGAATGGTGCGGCAGGCGGCGCGCTCCGGCAGTGGGTCGGATGAATTCCTTTGCCTTCGCCCACTTGATGCGTGGAGCGACGTGTGGCACGCGCTGGGACGTCTTCAGGATGAGACCGAGCGTTTCCACCTGGATAAAAGGCAGGC